From Vitis vinifera cultivar Pinot Noir 40024 chromosome 14, ASM3070453v1, a single genomic window includes:
- the LOC100251148 gene encoding mevalonate kinase encodes MEVRARAPGKIILAGEHAVVHGSAAVAASINLYTHVSLRFHSISDDDHTLKLHLKDMALEFSWSIERIKEVLQEVGCPFSSTPTTCTPEFIKLIAALLIEQNIPEAKLGLASGVSAFLWLYTCIQGFKPATVVITSELPLGSGLGSSASFCVSLSAALLALSDSASLDFSHPGWSVFGENELELVNKWAFEGEKIIHGKPSGIDNSVSTFGNMIKFKSGSLTRLSSNMPLKMLVTNTKVGRNTKALVAGVSERTLRHPNAMKAVFNAVDFISEELSTIIQSPAPDELSITEKEEKLGELMEMNQGLLQCMGVSHASIETVLRTTLKYKLASKLTGAGGGGCVLTLLPTLLSGTVVNKVIAALESCEFQCLIAGIGGNGVEICVGSCSS; translated from the exons ATGGAGGTCAGAGCTCGAGCTCCCGGGAAGATCATCCTCGCCGGCGAACACGCCGTCGTCCACGGATCCGCGGCGGTGGCCGCTTCTATCAATCTCTACACCCACGTTTCTCTTCGATTTCATAGCATTTCTG ACGATGATCATACCTTAAAACTCCATCTCAAGGATATGGCATTGGAATTTTCATGGTCAATTGAAAGAATCAAAGAAGTACTACAAGAAGTAGGTTGTCCCTTCTCGTCGACGCCTACAACATGCACTCCAGAGTTCATTAAATTGATTGCAGCTCTACTTATAGAGCAGAACATTCCAGAGGCAAAACTTGGACTTGCTTCTGGAGTGTCCGCCTTTCTCTGGCTGTACACCTGTATCCAAGG GTTTAAGCCTGCTACAGTGGTCATCACTTCTGAGCTTCCACTTGGTTCAGGCTTGGGTTCATCTGCCTCATTCTGTGTCTCACTCTCAGCTGCCCTGCTTGCATTGTCAGATTCTGCAAGTCTAGATTTTAGCCACCCAGGTTGGTCAGTATTTGGGGAGAATGAGCTTGAATTGGTAAACAAATGGGCCTTTGAAGGTGAAAAGATAATTCATGGAAAGCCATCTGGAATTGACAATTCAGTTAGCACATTTG GCAACATGATCAAGTTCAAGTCAGGTAGTTTGACGCGCTTATCCTCCAATATGCCACTCAAAATGCTTGTTACCAACACAAAAGTTGGGAGGAACACAAAAGCATTAGTTGCTGGTGTCTCAGAGAGGACCTTAAGGCATCCAAATGCCATGAAAGCTGTGTTTAACGCAGTTGACTTTATCAGCGAGGAATTGTCCACTATCATTCAGTCTCCAGCTCCTGATGAGCTCTCCATAACTGAGAAGGAAGAGAAGCTAGGAGAGTTGATGGAAATGAATCAAGGTTTGCTCCAATGTATGGGGGTCAGCCATGCTTCCATAGAAACTGTGCTTCGAACAACATTGAAATACAAGTTGGCTTCGAAGCTGACAGGAGCTGGGGGTGGAGGCTGTGTTTTGACGCTATTGCCAACCC TGCTATCAGGAACGGTTGTTAATAAAGTAATAGCTGCGTTGGAGTCATGTGAATTCCAATGTCTTATCGCTGGAATCGGCGGGAATGGTGTTGAGATTTGCGTTGGTAGTTGTTCATCCTGA
- the LOC100240917 gene encoding amidase 1: MAKASNYGAFMERFILQPSSSSHELPLNGLTFAVKDIFDVDGYVTGFGNPDWARTHQAAMLTAPSVLAVLKGGATCVGKTVMDEMAYSINGENKHYGTPTNPQAPDRVPGGSSSGSAVAVGAMLVDFSLGTDTGGSVRVPASYCGIFGIRPSHGVVSTTGVIPMAQSFDTVGWFARDPEILNRVGHVLLPFPDVNPVKPSQIIIPEDCFRLLSIPIDRVTQVLIKSVEKLFGSDIVKHVSLGDYVEDKVTSLKPFMSKENQTQEYNIPSLAALSTAMRLLQRYEFKNNHGEWVREVQPDLGPGIRERVWEALGTTDEKIDVCQSLKTEFRSALTDLLGDSGVLVLPTVPGPPPKLQTDPTTLESFRARAFSLLSIAGVSGFCQVSIPLGLYDNLPVAVSLLAKHGSDGFLLNLVQTLYGSIKEQVEVAEKTSY; the protein is encoded by the exons ATGGCAAAAGCGTCCAACTATGGAGCTTTCATGGAGAGATTCATTCTACAACCAAGCTCTTCTTCCCATGAACTTCCCTTAAATGGCCTCACCTTTGCAGTTAAAGACAT ATTTGATGTGGATGGATATGTGACTGGGTTTGGGAATCCTGATTGGGCAAGGACTCATCAGGCAGCCATGTTGACGGCTCCGTCGGTTTTGGCTGTTCTAAAAGGAGGTGCCACATGTGTTGGTAAGACTGTCATGGATGAAATGGCATACAG TATAAATGGAGAAAACAAGCATTATGGCACACCCACAAATCCACAGGCACCGGATCGGGTACCTGGAGGATCTTCTAGTGGATCTGCTGTTGCAGTTGGTGCAATGCTTGTGGATTTCTCCCTAG GTACTGACACTGGAGGAAGCGTAAGAGTCCCTGCATCATACTGTGGAATCTTTGGCATCCGGCCTTCACATGGTGTTGTTTCTACTACAGGAGTCATTCCTATGGCACAAAGTTTTGATACTGTAG GATGGTTTGCTAGGGATCCTGAGATCTTGAACAGAGTTGGACATGTCTTGCTGCCATTCCCTGATGTTAATCCTGTCAAACCTAGTCAGATTATCATTCCTGAAGATTGTTTCCGCCTCCTCAGCATTCCAATTGATCGAGTAACTCAAGTTCTTATTAAATCAGTGGAGAAGCTATTTGGGA GTGATATTGTCAAGCATGTAAGCCTTGGGGACTATGTAGAGGACAAAGTTACAAGTttgaagccttttatgagtaaagaaaatcaaacacaAGAGTACAATATACCATCCTTGGCAGCCCTTTCAACTGCCATGAGGTTGCTTCAAAG GTATGAGTTCAAGAATAACCACGGAGAATGGGTCCGTGAAGTTCAACCTGATTTAGGGCCTGGAATCAGAGAAAGAGTATGGGAAGCCCTAGGGACAACAGATGAAAAAATTGATGTCTGTCAGTCTCTGAAGACTGAATTTCGCTCGGCTCTTACTGATCTTCTTGGG GATTCTGGTGTCCTTGTGCTGCCAACGGTACCTGGGCCTCCACCAAAGCTGCAAACAGACCCTACTACACTTGAAAGTTTTCGTGCCAGGGCTTTTAGCTTGCTGTCCATTGCTGGGGTGTCTGGTTTTTGCCAG GTGAGCATACCACTGGGGCTGTATGACAATCTTCCTGTGGCAGTTTCCTTGTTGGCAAAACATGGTTCTGATGGCTTTCTACTCAATCTTGTTCAGACCCTTTATGGCAGTATCAAAGAACAGGTTGAAGTAGCAGAGAAAACAAGTTACTGA